From the Bacillus sp. FJAT-22090 genome, the window AAGTTATCAAGATGCAAAGACCAATCAAATTATTCTTGTATATAATGTGACTTCTACGTATCAACTTAAGTGGGTACTGCCAAAGCCAACAGAAAGTATACCTAATCCTAAAGTTGACCATATTTCGATTTTTACAGAAGTGAAAGAGGAGGTTAGTACTGATATCGCGGTTATTAAGGAAATGAGTTTGGAAGAAAAAGTTGGGCAAATGATTTTCGCTGGTATAGACGGAACTAGCTTATCTAAAGAGTCTAGATTGCTAATTTCCAATGATAAAGTTGGTGGAATAATTTTATTTAAAGATAACTTGAAGGATGTCAATCAATCCATCTCCTTATTAAATGAATTGAAAGGAGAGAATGAGAAAAATAAGTTTCCTATATTTCTAGGTGTTGATCAGGAGGGCGGGAGAGTTTCCAGACTACCTGAACTTATACAATTGCCTACAAATCAAGAAATTGGGAGGCTAAACGATTCTTCACTCTCTTATAATATAGGTAATCTTTTAGGAAAAGAGTTAAATGCGTTTGGCTTCAATCTTGATTTCGCACCGGTACTAGATATAAATAGCAATCCTAAAAACCCGGTTATTGGGGATCGTTCCTTCGGAAACAATGCACGCATTGTTAGTACCCTTGGAATTCAAACGATGAAGGGCATTCAACATCAACGAGTTATTCCAGTAGTGAAGCATTTCCCTGGGCACGGTGACACAGCTGTAGATTCTCATAAAGAGCTACCCATTATTCAAAAGAGTTTAGAAGAATTACAAGCATTAGAATTAATACCTTTTAACGATGCGATAAAAAATGGTGCAGACGTTGTTATGGTTGGACATATTCTTATGCCAAAAATTGACCCGACTTATCCATCTTCGATGTCGTATGTGTTAATCACAAATATACTGCGGGAGAAGTTGAAGTTCGAAGGTGTTGTAATAACGGACGATATGACGATGGGGGCGATATTAGACAATTATAAAATTGGGGAGGCTGCTGTAGAAGCGGTGAAAGCTGGTAACGATATTGTTTTAATTGCTCATGATTATGTCAATATTAAGGAAGCGATAGACTCCATTTTATTAGCTGTTAATGAAGGACAGATTTCAGAGGAAAGAATAAATGCCAGTGTGGAAAGAATCCTTTTATTAAAAGAAAAGTATAAACTGAGTAATGAGCGAGTAGATAGGGTAAACATAGAAGAGTTAAACCAAACTATCGAACAAATATTAGGGAGATGAAAAGATGAAAACAGTGCAAATAAAAGGTTCAAGTGTAGCTTATATAGATGAAGGTCAGGGAAAGGTATTATTTCTAATTCATGGTTTTTGTGGAAGTTCTGCATATTGGTGTAGAGTGGTTCCACTACTTGCTAATCAGTATCGTGTAATTGCGATAGATTTACCGGGTCATGGAGAATCGGAGGTGCAGGATAATGTGAATCAAATTGACGATTATGCGGACTTCATCCACCAATTTTTAGATTCTTTGGAGCTAGACAAGGTAACAATGCTTGGTCATTCTTTAGGTGGTTATTTAACACTCGCATTCGCAGAAAAATATAGCGAACGATTAAATGGCTTTTCCTTAATACACTCAACAGGATTACCAGATTCAGAGGAGGCTAAAAAAGGAAGAGATACTTCAGCTCTAAAAATAGACGATGAGGGGATAGAAGTATTTGTTGACGGATTAATACCAAAACTATTTGCACCAAATAACGTGAAGAGTCATCAAAACTTAGTGGAGGAAGCGATTAAAATTGGATATTCAACTTCTCCAATTGGTGCTAAGAATGCTCTAATGGCAATGAGAGATCGAAAAGATCGAAGAGAGATAATTAATATTACTAAATTACCAGTAGTGCTTGTTGCTGGGGCAGAAGATCAACTTATCCCATCTGAGAAAACCTTCACGGCAAATGGAGTTAATATAAAACAAGTAGTGCTAAAGGATGTAGGACATATGAGTATGTACGAGGCGCCAAAAGAACTGGTTAAAATCTTTGAAGACTCGAAAACGTTTTCCTGAAAAGAAGGGTTGGTCGTGACGATAGTCACGACCAACCCTTTAAAATGTAGCAAAAGTCTATTTAAAAGCCCCTTTTTTTCTGGTTTTTTAATGTTAATAGAAGACCGACTTTCTGTGAATTGGTCTTCTAAAAAGTGTATGTTATTTATTATATAAACTAATGTATAAGGAACCATTCGTTTGTACTTGTGCATAAAACACTTCATCCACTGAATCGATTCCTTGTTTTCGAAGTTTTTTCATTACCCACTCCTCAGATAAATCTAATTCAGTTAGATTTTTTTGTACTATTTTACCATCCGCTATTATTTCAGAAGGTAAAAATGTTGGAAGAGTAATTGTAGCCTTTACGTCTGTCTTAGTAGCTTCTTGCTGACCTACTTTTTTAAATACACTCAATTCTCCGTTTGTCTCCAGAACTGCATAATGTACGTCTTGTATGGAAAAAATAGATTGTTCTCGTAGTAGCATTAACACATCATCCATATGTAAACGAGCAGTCTTTAAAGACTTCACCACAAGTTGTCCGTCTTTAATAATAATAGTAGGTTCATCATCTATTAAGACACGCGCTCTCGGAGATTTCAGTGATATAAAGCTCATTAATAGTGTAAGAAGCGTCCACCACACTAGTGATACTAGGCCATCAAGAAAAGGTGTTTCGTGTTGTGCGGCAATCTCAGCGGCAATAGATCCTATTGTTATTCCTGTGATGTAATGGAAAAAGGTCAATTGACTCAGCTGTTTCTTTCCTAATATTCTTGCTAATATTAATAGCACTATAAAGGAAAAAGTTGTTCTAATTAACATTTCCCAAAAGTTTAACTCGAAAAATGTATCCATATTCATTTCAAACACCTCTTTTAAAATGACTTCTATTTAGTTTTGCCTAGAAAAAAGTAACTATTCTTGCTTTCTTGTTAATTTATAATTAATTGTCGAAATTTGCGCTATAATAAAACTATTCATGTATATCAATCTTAGAAAGAATGTGAAAGATATGTTTATAGCTAATGCCTCGCATAAAATGGGAAATCCAGTTTATCCTATTATGTTTGCGATCGGAGTTTGTCATTTGTTTAATGATTCACTACAATCGGTTATTCCAGCAATGTTTCCGGTTTTAGAAGAAGAAAGAGGATTGACGTTTACACAGTTAGGTTTAATATCTTTCATGTTGAATATCGTCGCTTCAGTTTTACAACCGGTAGTAGGTTTTATAAGTGATAAAAAACCTATGCCATATGCACTTCCGCTAGGTATGATAAGTTCCTTTGTTGGGATAGCGGGTATTGCATTTTCTGCGGAATATTGGATGATTCTTGTTTCCGTTGTATTCCTTGGTTTTGGTTCTGCCATATTTCACCCAGAAGGTTCTCGTGTTTCCTTTATGGCTGCTGGTTCTAAAAGAGGGCTATCGCAATCTATTTATCAAGTCGGAGGGAACTCTGGACAAGCTCTTGCTCCATTAATAAGTGCATTTATTCTAGTACCGTTTGGTCAAAAGGGGGCTGCACTTTTCTTAATTGTTGCAGCTATTGGTATTTTTCTATTATCCAGAATTTCTATTTGGTATAAGAAAGAGTTAGAAGTTGAGAAACTTTCTAAAAGGAAAAAAACAATACTTTCTTCTTTGCCACCTCTTTCTAAAAAACAAGTGGGTATAGCACTTACACTTTTAATGATCATTATTTTTGCGAGATCCTTTTACGTAACTAATATGACAAACTTTTATATTTTTCATTTGATGGAAAACTACGATTTATCGATTAAAAAAGGACAGCTTTTTATTTTTATATTCCTTGTGTTAGGAGCAGTTGGGACATTCTTTGGTGGTCCAATGGCAGACAGATTTGGTAGAAAAAACGTCATCTTACTTTCAATGGCTGTTCCAATTCCTTTAAGCCTCATTTTGCCGCATGTCCCAATTTGGGCAGTCGTTTTACTACTAGTAATTATTGGATTCTCCATCATGTTAAGTTTTTCAGTCACTGTCGTTTATGCACAAGAACTTGTACCTAGTAAAATTGGTACTATGGCGGGTTTAACAGTTGGACTTGCCTTTGGTATGGGTGCAATAGGGGCGGTCCTAATAGGTATATTAATGGATAACGTCGGTGTATACACAACGATGATTATCGTTTCAACGCTACCCCTTATCGGATTGGTTGCGCTTGCCTTACCAACAGATCGCAAAATAGCGGTTCAAAAGTAAAGAAGAAATAGGGGGTTCTATTAAAAGAAGGAGAAATTGTAATGAGTGATATGGAAGATATAAGTTCAGTGTGGATTGATGGGGATATAGAAACTGTTTGGGATGCTATAACGGAAGAGAAGAAAATCTCACGATGGTATGTTCCGGGTTCTCTGTGTGAAATACCTAATCTGAAAATAGGGGAGAAAGCGACATTTACGTTAATGCCTAGTGTGCATAATAATCTTTCCGAGAAACTGACGATGCCTTTAACTATTGTAGTTCTAAGAACTTATAAGGAATTTTCTCTTTATTTGAACTCGCAACAAACTCTTCTATCCTTTGTAATAGAAAAGGAAGATAATGGGGCTAGAGTGACGATGAATTCAGGTGGCTTCGATGAGTCATTAGCAAATTTAAAAGCCTTAATAGAAGGTAACGAAATTCCTTTTATTTAGGCTAAGTTATTGATAATTGTTCATTTTATTAGGGCTCATTCTTCGTGCTCATGAGCATCACACATCCTAGAAATGGCCCATGGAAATCTTTTTGCAATTAATAGAATCTTCTTTAATACTTATTTAGAGAAGACAACGGCACTCGCGCCTTGGCAGCCTGCTGCCAGCGCGAATGCCAAAAAGCTCAAAAAAAAGAAACTCATCGGAGTTTCCTTTAAAAATTATTGTTTAATCTTAACATTGCACCCGTCTGGAACTTGAGAGTTGTCTGTTACCAGGTTCTCTTGAATATGGACTTGGTGCATCTTGCTGTTATGCATGAATTTAAAAATCCCATTATCAAAATCTGTACCAATTTCTTTAAAGAAAATACCTTCTTGGCACATGTTTTTAGCACATGTAAAGGATACTTTATAATCATCGCCATCCGCGACCAAATACGCACGTACTCCTTTTTCGAAAATGCCATCTTCCTCGTCTTTGACAGATCGTTCTACGGAAACAACATGGAAATCAACAAAAGGAATTTCACGTAATAACACATTCATAAAAGAGCCCTTTGTAATCTCTTCCCATCTACTTTGGGCAGTTTGTCCAATAATTATTTGGGTTATATTATGTTTATGAGCTACTTCTTTTATAACTTTTGGTGAAGGGCGTTTTTCGTTATCGCGAATGATAAATTCGTCTACTTCTAGTTCTTCAGCTAAATTCTGCCATTGTTCAATATAACTTGATTTCTCGGCATCGAATGCATCGTATGGAAGAGGGTCAACTGTAAGAATATAGAGAGGGCAATCCATTATAGTAGCCATCTTATGACCTCTTCTTATTAAACGTTCGCCATTAGGACCATAGTATACGCAGACCAATATACTCTCATCCATTCTGCCTTTCGTGTGTTTCACGGTAGTCTACACCTCTTTTTCAGCTAAATAATTTTATCTTCTTTCCATTTAATTTCATCTCAAATTGTTTAATCCTCAAGCACTTCAAGTGCGAAAAGCGCTTATTTAGTGTATAATTTACAAAGTATATTCATGCATCCCTCAATTTTTTATATACCATGGCAAGGAATGGGCACAAATCTTTCATTGTACTACACCTCAAAAATCTCCAAAAATACATAAGGACTCCATATGGATTCCTATTATGCTACTAGTTAGTGGTATAGTCAAGCATCTAGTTCAAATGAAATAATTCTGTAAAATTACAATTCTACAAAATTTGTCAAGTAGGAGGTTAAATTTTGTTCCCTGTTAGTTTAATTATTGTTATTCCATTTATTATTGCGGCAATCGTACCGTTTATATATAGGCGATTTACCAAAATTCATGTAGGCTGGTTTGTCCTTTTAGTCCCTATTTTTTTGTTAGTCATGCTTGCTAGGCTAATTCCCTCGATAGCAGGTGGTAAAACATATATCCATACTTATGAATGGATACCTCATTTAGGAATTAATTTCACTACTTATTTAGACGGTTTAAGTATGATATTTGGTTTACTTATAACTGGTGTAGGTAGTTTAGTTATTCTATATTCTATTTTTTATCTTTCATCTAAAGAATCCCTTCAACATTTTTATTGCTACCTACTACTATTCATGGGTGCCATGCTGGGAGTTGTGTTCTCGGACAACTTAATGGTTTTATATGTATTTTGGGAGTTAACAAGTGTTTCTTCTTTCTTATTAATCGCCTTTTGGCATCATCGTAAAGGCTCAAGACAAGGAGCTCAAAAAGCAATGCTTATTACCGTGAGTGGCGGAGTAGCGATGCTTATTGGATTTATAATGCTTCACTCTATGACTGGGACATATAGTATTCGCGAGATTATTTCAAGTCTAAGCGAGATGACAGATCACTCGTTTTTTATACCAGCAATGATTTTGATATTAATAGGGGCGTTTACAAAATCAGCACAGTTTCCATTTCATATTTGGTTACCTGATGCGATGGAAGCTCCAACTCCCGTGAGTGCATACTTACATTCCGCTACAATGGTTAAAGCTGGTATTTACTTAGTAGCCCGTTTTACACCTATTTTTGGTGGAGAACAAGTTTGGTTTTGGGCGGTTAGTGGAGTAGGTATGATTACATTATTTTGGGGTTCTTTGAATGCAATTCGACAAACAGATTTAAAGGCTTTGCTAGCGTATTCAACTGTTAGTCAGCTAGGTCTAATTATGAGTCTTCTCGGCTTAGGGTCGATTGCACTTCATTTGGGGTATTCGAAGGATTCGATTATTTATACGCAAGCAACATTTGCCGCACTTTTTCATATGATCAATCACTCAACCTTTAAGGGTGCTTTGTTCATGGTAGTGGGAATTGTCGATCATGAACTTGGGACCCGTGACATACGAAGGCTTGGTGGGTTAATGGCACTCATGCCGTTTACATTTACGATTGCTGCAATAGGAAGTTTATCGATGGCAGGATTGCCACCTTTTAATGGTTTTTTAAGTAAAGAGATGTTTTTTGCAGCCACAGTAGCTATTACTGATGCTAATGTCTTCTCGCTCGACTCCATAGGTATCATTTTCCCAATCGTAGCGTGGATAGCAAGTGTCTTTACGTTTGTTTATTGTATGATTATCATTTTTAAAACATTTTTAGGACCAGCTCAACCAGAAAAGTTAGACAAACCAATTCATGAAGCACCTATAGGAATGCTTATTTCTCCATTTATATTAGTTGCATTTGTGGTAGGTATATTCTTATTCCCTAATTTACTAGGTGAATATATACTACGTCCAGCGATGTTTAGTGTATATCCGACATTCGCGGAGGCGGAAAGCCTCACTCCGAAAATTTCTGCCTGGCATGGAATTAAACCAGAATTACTTATGACGATTGGTGTTATTTTGGTAGGGGCAATACTGTATTATCGACTAAAAAGTTGGAAGCCAATATACAGCTTATTTTCTCAAAAATACACATTTAATGCGTTTTATAATAGGTTGCTTGCAGACAGTGAAGTAAGTTCTACATTAACAACGAAGTCTTATATGACTGGATTTTTGAGAGATTATTTAGTTTATATTTATTTGTTCTTTATAGTAACTTCAGGTGGCTTTTTATTATTTTCATCAGCATTTTCGTTTAGCACTGCTAACAATGCTCCAATTCGAGTGTATGAAGGTATACTTGTTGGCGTAATGGCGATTGCTGCAGTTGCAATGATATTTGCGAAATCTCGTGTGACAGCAGTTCTTTTGAATGGTGTTTTGGGTTACGCTATCTCTATCTTTTTCGTTATATTCCGTGCTCCAGATTTGGCGCTAACCCAGCTTGTTGTAGAATCTGTCACTACGGCTTTATTTCTTTTGGCATTTTCTCATTTACCGGATTGGAAGAAAGAGAAATCATCATCCAATAACAAGATGATTAATGCAATCATCTCGATTGCTGTTGGGGCATTTGTCATGCTAATAGGTTTTTCAGTCATCAATTACAATTCATTTGCATCGATATCGGTATTTTTTGAAAATGCTTATGAACTAGCTGGTGGAGCAAATATTGTGAATGCCATTTTAGGGGATTTCCGTGCATTTGATACGATGTTAGAGGTTGTTGTACTCTTTATTGCCGGCTTAGGAGTTTATACTCTCATTAAGTTACGAGCAAAGAAGGGGGCAGAAGACATTGAAGATTAATGATGTTATTTTACGGACAGTTACTAGAATTGTTGTGTTTATTATACTGACATTCGGTGTGTATTTGTTTTTGTCTGGTCATAATAAACCTGGTGGTGGATTTATAGGTGGCTTAGTGCTTGGTTCTGCTATCGTGCTACTTTATTTAACACATGATATAGCATCGATCAGCAAGAGTCTTCCCTTTGATTTTAAACTAGTAGCTGCCTTAGGTGTGTTAATGGCAACTTCTACAGGGTTTGGTTCTATAATTTTGGGTGTGCCTTTTTTATCGCAGTCTTTTGGCTACTTTGATCTCCCTATCTTTGGGAAAACAGAGCTCACCACAGTGACTATTTTCGAGGCTGGTGTGGCATTAACCGTTGTCGGAGTAGTTGTAACAATTATTTTGAGTATAAGTGAGGATGAGTAGAGATGGAAACGTTAATTATGATATTAATCGGAATACTAACAGCCGTTGGAACCTATTTGATCCTCTCTAGAAATATTATTCGAGTAATTTTAGGGACCGCTGTTCTGTCTCATGCAGTTCATTTGTTGATCTTAACAATTGGAGGCTTAAAAAAAGGTAATGTACCTTTACTGAAGCAGGCAGACGCTCCTTATACAGATGCTCTCCCACAAGCATTGATTTTAACTGCTATTGTTATAAGCTTTGCGGTGACAGCCTTTTTACTTGTTTTAGCTTATCGATCTTATCAAGTAAATAGGCAGGATGATCTTCATGCATTGCGAGGAACAAATGATGAATAATTTAATTGTTTTGCCGTTAATCATTCCGATTATGGTGGGAGTGATACTCGTATTTCTACGTTCGTATATACGTTTACAGAGAATCATTAGTTTGTTAGCAATGATTGGAGTGGCGTGTGTTAGTGTCTTTGTTTTAAATACCATTCAATCGGAAGGTATTCTGCGGTTAGATTTTGGTGGTTGGGAGCCTCCATTTGGGATACTTTTTGTCGCAGATTCTTTTTCCATGTTACTAGTATTAACAGCAAGTATTGTAACAGCAATCTGTTTAATTTATGCCTTTTCTTCAATCGGAGAAAGACATGAGAAAATGTTTTTCTACCCATTTGTCTTATTTTTAGTAGCAGGGGTAAATGGTTCTTTGTTGACTGGTGATATGTTTAACTTATTCGTTTGTTTCGAAGTGATGCTTTTAGCCTCTTATGCGCTTATAACGCTTGGAGGGGAAAAGGTACAATTAAGAGAATCGATTAAGTACGTGGTCATAAACGTGGTTGCATCTTGGTTCTTCTTAGTAGCATTAGCTTTTCTATATGGCACAACTGGAACTTTAAATATGGCTCATTTAGCAGAAAGAGTAGCGGAAGCAGGACAAGATCCATTACTTACAACGATAGCCATCGTCTTTTTGCTAGTGTTTAGCTTAAAGGCAGGATTGTTATTATTCTATTGGCTTCC encodes:
- a CDS encoding Na(+)/H(+) antiporter subunit C, with protein sequence METLIMILIGILTAVGTYLILSRNIIRVILGTAVLSHAVHLLILTIGGLKKGNVPLLKQADAPYTDALPQALILTAIVISFAVTAFLLVLAYRSYQVNRQDDLHALRGTNDE
- a CDS encoding SRPBCC domain-containing protein, which translates into the protein MSDMEDISSVWIDGDIETVWDAITEEKKISRWYVPGSLCEIPNLKIGEKATFTLMPSVHNNLSEKLTMPLTIVVLRTYKEFSLYLNSQQTLLSFVIEKEDNGARVTMNSGGFDESLANLKALIEGNEIPFI
- a CDS encoding YetF domain-containing protein — translated: MDTFFELNFWEMLIRTTFSFIVLLILARILGKKQLSQLTFFHYITGITIGSIAAEIAAQHETPFLDGLVSLVWWTLLTLLMSFISLKSPRARVLIDDEPTIIIKDGQLVVKSLKTARLHMDDVLMLLREQSIFSIQDVHYAVLETNGELSVFKKVGQQEATKTDVKATITLPTFLPSEIIADGKIVQKNLTELDLSEEWVMKKLRKQGIDSVDEVFYAQVQTNGSLYISLYNK
- the nagZ gene encoding beta-N-acetylhexosaminidase; this encodes MIKKVGIILLVFIIMIAVKMYLGNKQEIKEGNHQEEVPIREMPLENENLVSLVFDAAEKGQAWDIPFFVGESDIQEVHELWGTPEKMNELSSKIYEDYFSKDATIGHLTNLVFDIRSSSPEIQQIELEDIKKLKGQADEVRSYQDAKTNQIILVYNVTSTYQLKWVLPKPTESIPNPKVDHISIFTEVKEEVSTDIAVIKEMSLEEKVGQMIFAGIDGTSLSKESRLLISNDKVGGIILFKDNLKDVNQSISLLNELKGENEKNKFPIFLGVDQEGGRVSRLPELIQLPTNQEIGRLNDSSLSYNIGNLLGKELNAFGFNLDFAPVLDINSNPKNPVIGDRSFGNNARIVSTLGIQTMKGIQHQRVIPVVKHFPGHGDTAVDSHKELPIIQKSLEELQALELIPFNDAIKNGADVVMVGHILMPKIDPTYPSSMSYVLITNILREKLKFEGVVITDDMTMGAILDNYKIGEAAVEAVKAGNDIVLIAHDYVNIKEAIDSILLAVNEGQISEERINASVERILLLKEKYKLSNERVDRVNIEELNQTIEQILGR
- a CDS encoding Na+/H+ antiporter subunit A is translated as MFPVSLIIVIPFIIAAIVPFIYRRFTKIHVGWFVLLVPIFLLVMLARLIPSIAGGKTYIHTYEWIPHLGINFTTYLDGLSMIFGLLITGVGSLVILYSIFYLSSKESLQHFYCYLLLFMGAMLGVVFSDNLMVLYVFWELTSVSSFLLIAFWHHRKGSRQGAQKAMLITVSGGVAMLIGFIMLHSMTGTYSIREIISSLSEMTDHSFFIPAMILILIGAFTKSAQFPFHIWLPDAMEAPTPVSAYLHSATMVKAGIYLVARFTPIFGGEQVWFWAVSGVGMITLFWGSLNAIRQTDLKALLAYSTVSQLGLIMSLLGLGSIALHLGYSKDSIIYTQATFAALFHMINHSTFKGALFMVVGIVDHELGTRDIRRLGGLMALMPFTFTIAAIGSLSMAGLPPFNGFLSKEMFFAATVAITDANVFSLDSIGIIFPIVAWIASVFTFVYCMIIIFKTFLGPAQPEKLDKPIHEAPIGMLISPFILVAFVVGIFLFPNLLGEYILRPAMFSVYPTFAEAESLTPKISAWHGIKPELLMTIGVILVGAILYYRLKSWKPIYSLFSQKYTFNAFYNRLLADSEVSSTLTTKSYMTGFLRDYLVYIYLFFIVTSGGFLLFSSAFSFSTANNAPIRVYEGILVGVMAIAAVAMIFAKSRVTAVLLNGVLGYAISIFFVIFRAPDLALTQLVVESVTTALFLLAFSHLPDWKKEKSSSNNKMINAIISIAVGAFVMLIGFSVINYNSFASISVFFENAYELAGGANIVNAILGDFRAFDTMLEVVVLFIAGLGVYTLIKLRAKKGAEDIED
- a CDS encoding Na(+)/H(+) antiporter subunit B, translated to MKINDVILRTVTRIVVFIILTFGVYLFLSGHNKPGGGFIGGLVLGSAIVLLYLTHDIASISKSLPFDFKLVAALGVLMATSTGFGSIILGVPFLSQSFGYFDLPIFGKTELTTVTIFEAGVALTVVGVVVTIILSISEDE
- a CDS encoding universal stress protein, which encodes MKHTKGRMDESILVCVYYGPNGERLIRRGHKMATIMDCPLYILTVDPLPYDAFDAEKSSYIEQWQNLAEELEVDEFIIRDNEKRPSPKVIKEVAHKHNITQIIIGQTAQSRWEEITKGSFMNVLLREIPFVDFHVVSVERSVKDEEDGIFEKGVRAYLVADGDDYKVSFTCAKNMCQEGIFFKEIGTDFDNGIFKFMHNSKMHQVHIQENLVTDNSQVPDGCNVKIKQ
- a CDS encoding MFS transporter, encoding MFIANASHKMGNPVYPIMFAIGVCHLFNDSLQSVIPAMFPVLEEERGLTFTQLGLISFMLNIVASVLQPVVGFISDKKPMPYALPLGMISSFVGIAGIAFSAEYWMILVSVVFLGFGSAIFHPEGSRVSFMAAGSKRGLSQSIYQVGGNSGQALAPLISAFILVPFGQKGAALFLIVAAIGIFLLSRISIWYKKELEVEKLSKRKKTILSSLPPLSKKQVGIALTLLMIIIFARSFYVTNMTNFYIFHLMENYDLSIKKGQLFIFIFLVLGAVGTFFGGPMADRFGRKNVILLSMAVPIPLSLILPHVPIWAVVLLLVIIGFSIMLSFSVTVVYAQELVPSKIGTMAGLTVGLAFGMGAIGAVLIGILMDNVGVYTTMIIVSTLPLIGLVALALPTDRKIAVQK
- a CDS encoding alpha/beta fold hydrolase gives rise to the protein MKTVQIKGSSVAYIDEGQGKVLFLIHGFCGSSAYWCRVVPLLANQYRVIAIDLPGHGESEVQDNVNQIDDYADFIHQFLDSLELDKVTMLGHSLGGYLTLAFAEKYSERLNGFSLIHSTGLPDSEEAKKGRDTSALKIDDEGIEVFVDGLIPKLFAPNNVKSHQNLVEEAIKIGYSTSPIGAKNALMAMRDRKDRREIINITKLPVVLVAGAEDQLIPSEKTFTANGVNIKQVVLKDVGHMSMYEAPKELVKIFEDSKTFS